From Thalassoglobus sp. JC818, the proteins below share one genomic window:
- a CDS encoding DUF1559 domain-containing protein: MVNRKMRGFTLIELLVVIAIIAILIALLLPAVQQAREAARRTQCKNNLKQIGLALHNYNEVYNTFPLVHFRSTQSSAPMTALANINNVECWGWNIMILPYIEQTGIYNQLDPGTYRLYDVFALQNPALSTRELVSKALTTTIPAFLCPSDSNSGVVETDRHYGDGVGAQAGGFDNTMRPAVSNYVANRGVRNNPQLTLDSYGAMSETVPTRMRDFTDGTSNTIMVGERETPIARAGSWVGVRNPNGNGVRGMSTVSAHTQVAQNMSTTIRPWNDTKGVGQGFSSAHVGIAQYVLADGSVRTISDNIDYVDVGPAGFNIWDAFSPGDPNYSYYGTFNKLARRNDGFPIGEF, translated from the coding sequence ATGGTCAACAGAAAAATGCGTGGATTCACGCTCATCGAGCTTCTCGTCGTGATTGCGATCATCGCAATCTTAATCGCTTTGTTGCTGCCTGCCGTTCAACAGGCGCGCGAAGCTGCCCGGCGTACTCAGTGCAAGAACAATCTCAAACAGATTGGATTGGCTTTGCACAACTACAACGAAGTTTACAACACGTTCCCGCTCGTTCACTTCCGTTCGACTCAGAGCAGCGCTCCGATGACAGCTCTGGCAAACATCAACAATGTCGAATGCTGGGGATGGAACATCATGATCCTCCCTTACATCGAGCAGACCGGTATCTACAATCAGCTCGATCCGGGGACTTATCGCCTGTACGATGTTTTCGCACTTCAGAATCCAGCACTCTCAACGAGGGAACTCGTGAGCAAAGCTCTGACCACAACAATCCCCGCGTTTCTTTGCCCTTCGGATTCCAATTCCGGCGTCGTCGAAACAGATCGTCACTACGGTGATGGAGTGGGAGCACAAGCAGGCGGATTCGACAACACGATGCGACCAGCAGTCTCGAACTACGTCGCCAATCGCGGTGTTCGTAACAACCCTCAGCTGACTCTCGACAGCTACGGAGCAATGAGCGAAACCGTCCCGACCCGGATGCGAGATTTCACAGACGGCACCTCGAACACCATCATGGTGGGAGAGCGCGAAACCCCAATCGCTCGCGCTGGCTCGTGGGTAGGCGTTCGTAACCCGAACGGAAACGGTGTTCGCGGGATGTCCACCGTCTCAGCACACACACAAGTCGCTCAGAACATGTCGACGACGATCCGCCCATGGAACGACACAAAGGGTGTCGGCCAAGGATTCTCTAGCGCACACGTGGGCATCGCCCAATACGTCCTCGCCGACGGATCAGTTCGCACGATCAGCGACAACATTGATTACGTCGACGTTGGCCCTGCCGGGTTCAACATCTGGGACGCTTTCAGCCCAGGTGACCCTAACTACTCTTACTACGGGACATTTAACAAGCTGGCACGTCGAAACGACGGATTCCCAATCGGCGAATTCTAA